The following proteins come from a genomic window of Miscanthus floridulus cultivar M001 chromosome 2, ASM1932011v1, whole genome shotgun sequence:
- the LOC136535653 gene encoding ribulose-phosphate 3-epimerase, chloroplastic isoform X1, translated as MSLGGWVVGCSVCPKLLVMSSVGSGSNVLTGYVTLMSHMEEFVSLEMKAFQVRASARVDKFSKSDIIVSPSILSANFAKLGDQVKAVEVAGCDWIHVDVMDGRFVPNITIGPLVVDALRPVTDLPLDVHLMIVEPEQRVPDFIKAGADIVSVHCEQTSTIHLHRTVNQIKSLGAKAGVVLNPATPLAAIDYVLDVVDLVLIMSVNPGFGGQSFIESQVKKIAELRRLCAEKGVNPWIEVDGGVGPTNAYKVIEAGANAIVSGSAVFGAPDYAEAIKGIKTSQRPVAVPA; from the exons ATGTCTCTCGGTGGTTGGGTGGTTGGCTGCAGTGTGTGCCCCAAGTTGCTGGTGATGAGCTCTGTAGGCTCTGGATCAAATGTCCTGACTGGCTATGTTACTTTGATGTCGCATATGGAGGAGTTTGTGAGTCTGGAAAT GAAGGCATTCCAAGTGAGGGCATCAGCTCGGGTTGACAAGTTCTCAAAGAGTGACATCATTGTGTCCCCATCCATTCTATCTGCGAACTTTGCCAAGCTTGGTGATCAG GTAAAAGCTGTGGAGGTGGCAGGATGCGACTGGATTCATGTCGATGTCATGGACGGGCGCTTTGTGCCAAATATCACAATTGGACCTTTGGTTGTTGATGCTCTGCGTCCAGTGACTGATCTTCCGTTGGATGTACATCTG ATGATTGTGGAACCTGAGCAGCGAGTCCCTGATTTTATCAAGGCAGGTGCTGATATTGTTAGTGTCCACTGTGAACAAACATCGACCATCCATTTGCACCGAACAGTCAATCAG ATTAAAAGTCTAGGAGCAAAGGCAGGAGTTGTTTTGAATCCAGCGACTCCACTTGCTGCAATCGATTACGTTCTTGATG TTGTTGACCTGGTGTTGATTATGTCTGTGAATCCTGGGTTTGGTGGCCAGAGCTTTATCGAGAGTCAAGTAAAGAAAATTGCAGAATTGAGAAGGTTATGTGCAGAGAAG GGAGTGAACCCCTGGATTGAGGTTGATGGTGGTGTTGGTCCGACAAATGCCTACAAG GTTATTGAAGCTGGGGCGAATGCCATCGTTTCTGGTTCTGCAGTTTTTGGGGCTCCAGACTACGCTGAAG CTATCAAAGGAATCAAGACCAGCCAAAGACCTGTAGCTGTACCCGCATAA
- the LOC136535653 gene encoding ribulose-phosphate 3-epimerase, chloroplastic isoform X2: MATPSSSLCSSFASLRTASIGHRRGLTSSTPRKAFQVRASARVDKFSKSDIIVSPSILSANFAKLGDQVKAVEVAGCDWIHVDVMDGRFVPNITIGPLVVDALRPVTDLPLDVHLMIVEPEQRVPDFIKAGADIVSVHCEQTSTIHLHRTVNQIKSLGAKAGVVLNPATPLAAIDYVLDVVDLVLIMSVNPGFGGQSFIESQVKKIAELRRLCAEKGVNPWIEVDGGVGPTNAYKVIEAGANAIVSGSAVFGAPDYAEAIKGIKTSQRPVAVPA; encoded by the exons AtggcgacgccgtcgtcgtcgctttGCTCCAGCTTCGCCTCCCTGCGGACCGCCTCCATCGGCCACCGTCGTGGCCTCACCTCCTCCACGCCCAG GAAGGCATTCCAAGTGAGGGCATCAGCTCGGGTTGACAAGTTCTCAAAGAGTGACATCATTGTGTCCCCATCCATTCTATCTGCGAACTTTGCCAAGCTTGGTGATCAG GTAAAAGCTGTGGAGGTGGCAGGATGCGACTGGATTCATGTCGATGTCATGGACGGGCGCTTTGTGCCAAATATCACAATTGGACCTTTGGTTGTTGATGCTCTGCGTCCAGTGACTGATCTTCCGTTGGATGTACATCTG ATGATTGTGGAACCTGAGCAGCGAGTCCCTGATTTTATCAAGGCAGGTGCTGATATTGTTAGTGTCCACTGTGAACAAACATCGACCATCCATTTGCACCGAACAGTCAATCAG ATTAAAAGTCTAGGAGCAAAGGCAGGAGTTGTTTTGAATCCAGCGACTCCACTTGCTGCAATCGATTACGTTCTTGATG TTGTTGACCTGGTGTTGATTATGTCTGTGAATCCTGGGTTTGGTGGCCAGAGCTTTATCGAGAGTCAAGTAAAGAAAATTGCAGAATTGAGAAGGTTATGTGCAGAGAAG GGAGTGAACCCCTGGATTGAGGTTGATGGTGGTGTTGGTCCGACAAATGCCTACAAG GTTATTGAAGCTGGGGCGAATGCCATCGTTTCTGGTTCTGCAGTTTTTGGGGCTCCAGACTACGCTGAAG CTATCAAAGGAATCAAGACCAGCCAAAGACCTGTAGCTGTACCCGCATAA
- the LOC136535654 gene encoding uncharacterized protein, with product MAAAGWLRRAAAATMPRLPSGLPLIPPPPPAPLTEAQSLVVPGLGAAAGPAMELMAVPKKKVSKYKKGLRNGPKALKPVPVIVRCRCCGRVKLPHFYCCSGERGNPSESSS from the exons atggcggcggcgggtTGGCTCCGacgtgcggcggcggcgacgatgcCCCGCCTGCCTTCCGGACTTCCCCTCATACCTCCTCCTCCGCCCGCCCCTCTCACCGAGGCGCAGTCTCTCGTGGTCCCCGGCCTCGGCGCCGCCGCTGGGCCAGCCATGGAGCTCATGGCCGTCCCTAAGAAGAAG GTCTCCAAGTACAAGAAGGGTTTGAGGAATGGACCCAAAGCTTTGAAGCCTGTGCCGGTGATTGTTCGTTGCAG gTGCTGCGGCCGAGTGAAGCTACCTCACTTCTACTGCTGCAGCGGAGAAAGAGGAAACCCAAGCGAGTCAAGCTCATAA
- the LOC136540596 gene encoding cytochrome P450 704B1-like has protein sequence MEEAHLTPATPFFPLAGLHKYIAILLVVLSCVLVHRWSLRKQKGPRSWPVIGATVEQLRNYHRMHDWLVGYLSRHKTVTVDMPFTSYTYIADPVNVEHVLKTNFTNYPKGDVYRSYMDVLLGDGIFNADGELWRKQRKTASFEFASKNLRDFSAIVFREYSLKLSGILSQASKTGKVVDMQELYMRMTLDSICKVGFGVEIGTLSPELPENSFAQAFDAANIIVTLRFIDPLWRVKRFFHVGSEALLAQSIKLVDEFTYSVIRRRKDEIVEARASGKQEKMKHDILSRFIELGEAGDDGTGGGGGFGDDKSLRDVVLNFVIAGRDTTATTLSWFTHMAMSHPDVAKKLRRELCAFEAERAREEGVSLVPCGGPDDDDKAFAARVAQFAGLLTYDSLGKLVYLHACVTETLRLYPAVPQDPKGILEDDVLPDGTKVRAGGMVTYVPYSMGRMEYNWGPDAASFRPERWINEEGAFRNASPFKFTAFQAGPRICLGKDSAYLQMKMALAILFRFYSFQLLEGHPVQYRMMTILSMAHGLKVRVSRAV, from the exons ATGGAGGAAGCTCACCTCACGCCGGCGACGCCATTCTTCCCACTAGCAGGGCTCCACAAGTACATCGCGATCCTCCTCGTTGTCCTCTCGTGTGTCCTGGTCCacaggtggagcctgaggaagcaGAAAGGTCCGAGGTCATGGCCGGTCATCGGCGCAACGGTGGAGCAGCTGAGGAACTACCACCGGATGCACGACTGGCTTGTCGGGTACCTGTCGCGGCACAAGACAGTGACCGTCGACATGCCGTTCACGTCCTACACCTACATCGCTGACCCAGTGAATGTTGAGCATGTCCTCAAGACTAACTTCACCAATTACCCCAAG GGGGACGTGTACAGATCCTACATGGACGTGCTCCTCGGTGACGGCATATTCAACGCCGACGGCGAGCTGTGGAGGAAGCAAAGGAAGACGGCGAGTTTCGAGTTCGCCTCCAAGAACCTGAGGGATTTCAGCGCCATTGTGTTCAGAGAGTACTCCCTGAAGCTGTCAGGCATACTGAGCCAGGCATCCAAGACAGGCAAAGTTGTGGACATGCAG GAGCTTTACATGAGGATGACACTGGACTCGATCTGCAAGGTTGGGTTCGGGGTCGAGATCGGCACGCTATCGCCGGAACTCCCCGAGAACAGCTTCGCGCAGGCGTTCGATGCCGCCAACATCATCGTCACGCTGCGGTTCATCGACCCGCTGTGGCGCGTCAAGAGGTTCTTCCACGTCGGGTCAGAGGCCCTCCTAGCGCAGAGCATCAAGCTCGTGGACGAGTTCACCTACAGTGTGATCCGCCGGAGGAAGGACGAGATCGTCGAGGCCCGGGCCAGCGGCAAACAGGAGAAG ATGAAGCACGACATCCTGTCACGGTTCATCGAGCTGGGCGAGGCCGGCGACGACggtaccggcggcggcggcggcttcgggGACGACAAGAGCCTCCGGGACGTGGTACTCAACTTCGTGATCGCCGGGCGGGACACGACGGCGACGACGCTGTCGTGGTTCACGCACATGGCCATGTCCCACCCGGACGTGGCCAAGAAGCTGCGGCGCGAGCTGTGCGCGTTCGAGGCGGAGCGCGCGCGCGAGGAGGGCGTCTCGCTCGTGCCCTGCGGCGGCCCTGACGACGACGACAAGGCGTTCGCCGCCCGCGTAGCGCAGTTCGCGGGGCTCCTCACCTACGACAGCCTCGGCAAGCTGGTCTACCTCCACGCCTGCGTCACCGAGACGCTCCGCCTGTACCCCGCCGTGCCTCAG GACCCCAAGGGGATCCTGGAGGACGACGTGCTGCCGGACGGGACGAAGGTGAGGGCCGGCGGGATGGTGACGTACGTGCCCTACTCGATGGGGCGGATGGAGTACAACTGGGGCCCCGACGCGGCGAGCTTCCGGCCGGAGCGGTGGATCAACGAGGAGGGCGCGTTCCGCAACGCGTCGCCGTTCAAGTTCACGGCGTTCCAGGCGGGGCCCAGGATCTGCCTGGGCAAGGACTCGGCGTACCTGCAGATGAAGATGGCGCTGGCCATCCTCTTCCGCTTCTACAGCTTCCAGCTGCTGGAGGGCCACCCGGTCCAGTACCGCATGATGACCATCCTCTCCATGGCGCACGGCCTCAAGGTCCGCGTCTCCAGGGCCGTTTGA
- the LOC136535656 gene encoding pentatricopeptide repeat-containing protein At5g15300-like has product MLRKSGTQRRQPALWRRCRSLRQIKQVHALMVLRGFLSDPSALRELIFASSVGVRGGTAHARLVFDRIPHPDRFMYNTLIRGAAHSDAPRDAVSIYARMARHSAGSGGVMVRPDKRTFPFVLRACAAMGAGETGAQVHAHVVKAGCESDAFVRNALIGMHATCGDLGAAAALFDGEARADAVAWSAMISGFARRGDIGAARELFDESPVKDLVSWNVMITAYAKLGDMAPARELFDGAPDRDVVSWNAMISGYVRCGSHKQAMELFEQMQAMGEKPDTVTMLSLLSACADSGDLDAGRRLHRFLSGRFSRIGPAAVLGNALIDMYAKCGSMTSALEVFWLMQDKNVSTWNSIIGGLALHGHVTESIDVFQKMLQGDVKPDEITFVAVLVACSHGGMVDKGHEYFNLMQQRYRIEPNVKHYGCMVDMLSRAGLLKEAFEFIGTMKIEPNPVIWRTLLGACRVHGEIEVAEHANRELLKARSDASGDFVLLSNIYASAGEWLGSENMRKLMDDSGVNKEAGRAVVDGSSKDLIQSSRLF; this is encoded by the coding sequence ATGCTGCGCAAGTCGGGCACCCAGCGCCGGCAGCCGGCGTTATGGCGGCGATGCCGCAGCCTCCGGCAGATCAAGCAGGTCCATGCGCTCATGGTTCTCCGGGGCTTCCTCTCGGACCCCTCGGCGCTCCGCGAGCTCATCTTCGCCTCCTCTGTCGGCGTCAGGGGCGGCACCGCGCACGCCCGCCTCGTGTTCGACCGAATCCCGCACCCCGACCGGTTCATGTACAACACCCTCATCCGCGGCGCCGCGCACAGCGATGCGCCCCGGGACGCCGTCTCCATCTACGCGCGCATGGCCCGGCACAgcgccggcagcggcggcgtgaTGGTGAGGCCGGACAAGCGCACCTTCCCGTTCGTGCTCCGCGCCTGCGCCGCCATGGGCGCGGGCGAAACTGGGGCGCAGGTCCACGCGCACGTGGTCAAGGCCGGGTGCGAGTCGGACGCTTTCGTCAGGAACGCGCTCATCGGCATGCACGCTACCTGCGGGGACCTAGGTGCCGCGGCTGCGCTGTTCGACGGCGAAGCGCGCGCAGACGCCGTGGCGTGGTCGGCGATGATCTCTGGCTTCGCAAGGAGAGGGGACATTGGTGCCGCCCGGGAGCTGTTCGACGAGAGTCCTGTGAAGGACCTCGTGTCTTGGAATGTGATGATCACGGCATATGCGAAGCTGGGTGACATGGCCCCGGCGAGGGAGCTCTTCGACGGGGCTCCTGATCGTGATGTTGTGTCGTGGAACGCCATGATCTCTGGGTACGTGAGGTGCGGCTCGCACAAGCAAGCAATGGAGCTCTTTGAGCAGATGCAGGCCATGGGAGAAAAGCCAGATACTGTCACGATGCTCAGCTTATTGTCAGCCTGTGCCGATTCTGGTGACCTGGATGCTGGCCGCAGACTGCACAGGTTTCTGTCAGGGAGGTTTTCTAGAATTGGGCCTGCCGCTGTTCTTGGAAATGCGCTGATCGACATGTATGCAAAGTGTGGGAGTATGACGAGTGCACTAGAGGTGTTCTGGTTGATGCAAGATAAGAATGTCTCGACTTGGAACTCGATCATAGGAGGATTAGCATTGCATGGCCATGTCACAGAGTCCATAGATGTGTTCCAGAAGATGCTGCAGGGGGATGTCAAGCCAGACGAGATTACCTTTGTTGCTGTCCTTGTTGCATGCAGCCATGGCGGAATGGTTGACAAGGGGCACGAGTACTTCAACTTGATGCAACAACGATACAGGATTGAGCCCAATGTCAAACACTACGGTTGCATGGTTGACATGCTGAGTCGTGCAGGGCTGCTCAAAGAAGCGTTTGAATTCATCGGCACAATGAAGATCGAGCCTAATCCTGTCATATGGAGGACCCTACTTGGGGCTTGTAGGGTCCATGGTGAGATCGAAGTGGCTGAGCATGCGAATCGGGAACTTCTAAAGGCAAGGAGTGATGCAAGTGGGGATTTTGTGCTTCTGTCGAACATTTATGCATCAGCTGGAGAATGGCTGGGGTCAGAgaatatgagaaagttgatggACGACAGTGGTGTCAACAAGGAGGCAGGCCGTGCAGTTGTAGATGGCAGTTCGAAGGATCTAATACAATCTTCTAGACTGTTCTAA
- the LOC136535657 gene encoding thioredoxin-like 1-2, chloroplastic isoform X1 has protein sequence MGHPHFTITNNSRSCRACPVSLRHVVLFKCALFCSIFHEDADLLNVPFCFSSMMSMASSLTNHWVVGGSSCHEYTSNRSDDCFKVLTWNHNVIKGKQFLPREKAALTVARAVPKDPKKGIHLRMTTKWWEIDMKDNMINIKSQDDFDEQLLMARDKFTVVHFFSPSCGACKALHSKVHQFAEMHPGLQFLMVNYNEQTDICKRLHVCVLPLFRFYRGTKGRICSFSCTISTIHKFKDALKRHGVQTESQAAEKGLEEYELKSFDPRTDISNASDASPKMDRDDGPSEPSND, from the exons ATGGGCCATCCCCATTTCACCATCACAAACAATTCCAGATCTTGTAGAGCCTGTCCAGTTAGTTTGAGGCATGTTGTGCTTTTTAAATGCGCACTTTTCTGTAGTATTTTTCACGAAGATGCTGACTTGTTAAATGTTCCTTTCTGTTTTAGTTCAATGATGTCGATGGCTTCATCTTTGACAAACCATTGGGTTGTTGGCGGTTCATCCTGTCATGAATACACGAGCAACAGATCTGATGATTGCTTCAAGGTATTGACTTGGAATCACAATGTGATCAAGGGGAAGCAGTTCTTGCCCAGAGAAAAGGCTGCTTTGACTGTCGCCCGAGCTGTACcaaaagatcccaagaag GGCATTCACCTCCGTATGACAACAAAGTGGTGGGAGATAGACATGAAGGACAACATGATAAATATCAAATCACAGGACGATTTTGATGAACAGCTTCTGATGGCCAGAGATAAATTCACAGTGGTGCACTTCTTTTCACCTAGCTGTGGAGCTTGCAAGGCCCTACACTCTAAG GTACATCAGTTTGCCGAGATGCATCCAGGACTGCAATTTCTTATGGTCAACTATAATGAACAAACAGATATCTGTAAGAGGCTCCATGTCTGTGTCTTGCCATTGTTCCGCTTTTACAGAGGCACCAAAGGTCGTATTTGTAGCTTCAGCTGCACAATTTCAACT ATTCATAAGTTCAAAGATGCTCTGAAAAGGCATGGGGTTCAGACTGAGAGTCAAGCAGCAGAAAAGGGGTTGGAAGAATATGAACTTAAGAGCTTTGACCCACGTACTGATATCTCAAATGCAAGTGATGCTTCACCGAAAATGGACAGAGATGATGGCCCCAGCGAACCCAGCAATGACTAA
- the LOC136535657 gene encoding thioredoxin-like 1-1, chloroplastic isoform X2: MGHPHFTITNNSRSCRACPVSLRHVVLFKCALFCSIFHEDADLLNVPFCFSSMMSMASSLTNHWVVGGSSCHEYTSNRSDDCFKVLTWNHNVIKGKQFLPREKAALTVARAVPKDPKKWWEIDMKDNMINIKSQDDFDEQLLMARDKFTVVHFFSPSCGACKALHSKVHQFAEMHPGLQFLMVNYNEQTDICKRLHVCVLPLFRFYRGTKGRICSFSCTISTIHKFKDALKRHGVQTESQAAEKGLEEYELKSFDPRTDISNASDASPKMDRDDGPSEPSND; this comes from the exons ATGGGCCATCCCCATTTCACCATCACAAACAATTCCAGATCTTGTAGAGCCTGTCCAGTTAGTTTGAGGCATGTTGTGCTTTTTAAATGCGCACTTTTCTGTAGTATTTTTCACGAAGATGCTGACTTGTTAAATGTTCCTTTCTGTTTTAGTTCAATGATGTCGATGGCTTCATCTTTGACAAACCATTGGGTTGTTGGCGGTTCATCCTGTCATGAATACACGAGCAACAGATCTGATGATTGCTTCAAGGTATTGACTTGGAATCACAATGTGATCAAGGGGAAGCAGTTCTTGCCCAGAGAAAAGGCTGCTTTGACTGTCGCCCGAGCTGTACcaaaagatcccaagaag TGGTGGGAGATAGACATGAAGGACAACATGATAAATATCAAATCACAGGACGATTTTGATGAACAGCTTCTGATGGCCAGAGATAAATTCACAGTGGTGCACTTCTTTTCACCTAGCTGTGGAGCTTGCAAGGCCCTACACTCTAAG GTACATCAGTTTGCCGAGATGCATCCAGGACTGCAATTTCTTATGGTCAACTATAATGAACAAACAGATATCTGTAAGAGGCTCCATGTCTGTGTCTTGCCATTGTTCCGCTTTTACAGAGGCACCAAAGGTCGTATTTGTAGCTTCAGCTGCACAATTTCAACT ATTCATAAGTTCAAAGATGCTCTGAAAAGGCATGGGGTTCAGACTGAGAGTCAAGCAGCAGAAAAGGGGTTGGAAGAATATGAACTTAAGAGCTTTGACCCACGTACTGATATCTCAAATGCAAGTGATGCTTCACCGAAAATGGACAGAGATGATGGCCCCAGCGAACCCAGCAATGACTAA
- the LOC136535657 gene encoding thioredoxin-like 1-1, chloroplastic isoform X3 translates to MMSMASSLTNHWVVGGSSCHEYTSNRSDDCFKVLTWNHNVIKGKQFLPREKAALTVARAVPKDPKKGIHLRMTTKWWEIDMKDNMINIKSQDDFDEQLLMARDKFTVVHFFSPSCGACKALHSKVHQFAEMHPGLQFLMVNYNEQTDICKRLHVCVLPLFRFYRGTKGRICSFSCTISTIHKFKDALKRHGVQTESQAAEKGLEEYELKSFDPRTDISNASDASPKMDRDDGPSEPSND, encoded by the exons ATGATGTCGATGGCTTCATCTTTGACAAACCATTGGGTTGTTGGCGGTTCATCCTGTCATGAATACACGAGCAACAGATCTGATGATTGCTTCAAGGTATTGACTTGGAATCACAATGTGATCAAGGGGAAGCAGTTCTTGCCCAGAGAAAAGGCTGCTTTGACTGTCGCCCGAGCTGTACcaaaagatcccaagaag GGCATTCACCTCCGTATGACAACAAAGTGGTGGGAGATAGACATGAAGGACAACATGATAAATATCAAATCACAGGACGATTTTGATGAACAGCTTCTGATGGCCAGAGATAAATTCACAGTGGTGCACTTCTTTTCACCTAGCTGTGGAGCTTGCAAGGCCCTACACTCTAAG GTACATCAGTTTGCCGAGATGCATCCAGGACTGCAATTTCTTATGGTCAACTATAATGAACAAACAGATATCTGTAAGAGGCTCCATGTCTGTGTCTTGCCATTGTTCCGCTTTTACAGAGGCACCAAAGGTCGTATTTGTAGCTTCAGCTGCACAATTTCAACT ATTCATAAGTTCAAAGATGCTCTGAAAAGGCATGGGGTTCAGACTGAGAGTCAAGCAGCAGAAAAGGGGTTGGAAGAATATGAACTTAAGAGCTTTGACCCACGTACTGATATCTCAAATGCAAGTGATGCTTCACCGAAAATGGACAGAGATGATGGCCCCAGCGAACCCAGCAATGACTAA